The Dermochelys coriacea isolate rDerCor1 chromosome 13, rDerCor1.pri.v4, whole genome shotgun sequence genome includes the window aaagcctggcagcgtatggtcctggtgtttgctggcattcaagcaacattcattCTTTATCtccctgtgttatcctcaggagagtgatatagttcatggtaacctggttgaaataggggaatttaattaaggagacattcagaggtggccattcctactgggctgtttgctttggctgaaaagaaatcctccccacaatTAGCCACGCGGTGTGGGAGGGGCATTGGTCCTGAACTGTTTGCATTtagctagcagggatcttccctgataccagccacggggtggggtgaggggtaaagtgatcatcccagagaattggatgggggagggggttagtttggtttctgctgctgcacgttaacaggaaaactgcagcagtaaatggccaactcaatgggctttgcttggtatgggagtggagggggctgctgttatgaaggttgcagaagcagaaagactatggcttaccatggccgcctgcaagccaaaatctgttgcccggccctgcgtgtgtgatctctaacaccaaagccgcaggcacgcAATATAAGATAcaaaatgcgatcttgtaccAAAattacatgtgctatgtaatgtgaatagtgttgttcaccgtgaaagagtatagccattgttctgtaaaatgtatctttttaaatacttcactcccttttttccctccagcagctgcaaatgtttcaagcctccctcctctatCCCAAAGGCTGTCTCAGAAAAGGCAGCGAAAAAAACGCACACACGacgaaatgttctctgagctcatgcagtcgtccagcaTTGACATAgttcagcagaatgtgtggagggacacaataacAGAGTACAGGTATGCGgccgatgaacatgaggagaggtggcggcaggaagatcagagaaggcaggatgcaatgctggggctactgagAGATCAAACAGACATCCTCCGGCATCtgggtggaggttcatgaatggcagcaggatcacagactgctgctgcgcccctgtttaaccaccctccctcctccccaagttccataacctcctcacccagacacccaagaatgcgagGGGGGGGAGACTCCGggtacccaaccactccaccccagtggacagcccaagcaacagaaggctggcattcaacaagttttgaagtggacTTTTcattccctcctaccctcctcccacaccccacctgggatgccttgtgagttatctccctatttttataatcaattaataaagaatacatgttttttaaacgatagtgactttatttccattgcaagcaagctgtgatcaaaggggggagggcaggtggcttacaggaaatttagaggcaaccaagggggcgggttttcatcaaggagaaacaaacagaagtgtcacacagtatcctggccagtcatgaaaccggttttcaaagcttctctgatgcgcagcacttcctgctgtgctcttctaaccgccctggtgtctagctatgtgtattcagcggccaggcgatttgcctcaacctcccaccccaccttaaacatctcccccttactctcacagagattgtggagcacgcagcaagcagcaataacaatgggaatattggttttgctgaggtctgagcgagtcagtaaactgtgccagcgaccctttaaaccaccattctgcacttgctcagcctttcaatgaagtcacacaaatgagggtcatttttgtcagttgccagcttgtgcagatcaaggagTAACTGGTTCACATTTTTTTCCAGGTGCAAGGCACACTCCGTTGCCATCAACCCATTCTCCCAATCATCAAGATCGGGGTTTCTTGATGTCCTGCAAAAAGATGCGACCACCCCTctggttctgcagcttcatgaGTTTTTCAGCATGCTCACGCTCCTCGTTGGATTGGTGCAGAAAATACTTGGCAAAGTTCTTTAGAGCCACATCATCCCGGTCAAAATAGAAAGACATGCTGAGTACACGTAGGAGGCGTAGAGCTCCAGGTTGATCTGGGACAAGTGATCAGTTGAACatctccttactactgtccagagtgtctgtgtatggcttcatgagccagggcattaagggataggctgggtccccaaggataactataggcatttcaacatctccaacagttattttctggtctgggaagtaaatctctTCCTGctgccatttaaacagaccagagttcctgaagatgagagCGGCATGAACcattcccagccatcccacattgatgttgatgaaatgtcccttgtgatccaccagtgcttgcaagcaccattgaaaaataccccttgcggtttatgtactggctgccctggtggtctggtcccaagatagggatatgcattccgtctatagccccaccacagttagggaatcccattgtagcaaagtCATCTAGTATGTCCTACACATTTCcaagagtcactacctttgatagcagcagctcaatgattgagttggctacttgcatcacagcaacccccacagtagatttgcgcactccaaattgattatcgagtgaccgatagctgtctggcattgcaagcttccacagagctgttgccactcgcttgtgaactatgagggctgctctcatcttgatattcttgagcctcagggcaggggaaagcaagtcaaaaaaagttccatgaaagtgcccttatgcatgtgaaagtttcgaaGCCACTGGggatcatcccaaacctgcaacactacgTGTTCCCACCACTCTgggcttgtttcccaggcccagaatcagcgttccatggcatgagcctgccccattaacaccatgatctcgaAATTGCTGAggaccgcggttttagagaaatctgtgttcaggCCCTCATCACCGCGccgccgtcgcctcctcgcctggtttttcaggtgctgattctgcataaactgcacaataatgtGCAAGgggtttacaatggtcataactgctgtggtgagctgaatgggctccatgcttgccgtgctatgcaGTCTGCTCGGGCAATACAGGGAAAagggcatgaaatgattgtctgctgttgctttcacagagggaggaaaggttgactgatgacatttacccctAACCATCTGCGACAAATTTTTgaccccatcaggcattggaagttcagcccagaattccaatgggcagcggggactgcgggaactgtgggatagctacccacagtgcaccgcttggAATATCAACGCTTGCCACGGTATTGTGGACGCACactgccgaattaatgtgcttagtgtggatgcatacactcgactttatacaatctgttcccaaaaattgacttctgtaaaatcggagtactttcatagtgtagatatggcctaaggACACATCACCCCCATGAAGGTCCCCTCCTGGTAATCCTAGTTATCAGACCCCAGGCCAAGGAGATGGCCACAGAAAGTGTTTCCTTTCTGGGTCCTCCGAACACATGAAGAAACAATGCCCTAGATATGGGGAGTCCAAATATAATGTCGAATCTACACAGGTTAATGCAGAAACCCTGGATTCAGAGACTTCAGTGGTGCCAGAGGGAGTCCTAGTTACTCAGTCAGGTCTGACATCTGGGAGGTAGACAAAGAGTTCCTCAAAGATGCCAAGGTAAATGGTAAAGTGTGCCAGGGATGGAGAGACAGTGGGGCCCAGATCTCTCTAGCTAGGGATGTGATTAAGGAGATGGATATGCCTGCCAGGAAGGAGGTAAAACTCCTAGCCTTGGGGCAATTTGAAGCCAGCCTGCCTTTAGCCTGCATTGAACTGGAATGTGGAGGTTTAAGGAGTACAGTGTATGTGGGGTTCTTCAGAATTTGCCAGCTGATGTCTTGTGTGAAAGGAAGAAATATCACTACCCCAGGCTGTTATTGTGATCCATAGCAAGCAGGAATGTGTCCCTAAGTCCCCAGAGCCTGAGGTGTCTCCAGGGAATGGGACCTCTTGTACCTGCCTATGCTGGACCAGGCCAATGGCCATGATGGGTTGTCAGGCTAAATGGACCCAGGGTCTAACCCCGTGTGGCAACTCATGTTCTCTtatggcagaggtgggcaaactatggcctgtgggccacatcctgcccgcaggaccgtcctgcctggcccttgagctcctggccaaggCGGCTagcccccagaccctcccccacagcctcagctcaccgtgccagtgctctgggcagcagggctgcgagctcctgccgggcagcgcagctgtGAGAGCTGCCAGGTTGAgcgtattaaattgctccccgtaggaatgtgctacttacggtgtactacttatagctgccagtcctggtgctctgagtggcatggtaagggggcggggggcaggggatcccagggggcagaggacagggaggagggggtggttggataggcgtgggagtcccgggggggcctatcaggggtgtggataggggttggggcagtcgggagagggagcagggggagttggatgggagAGAAACCTGAATGTCTGATATTGTTATTGTGGAGAACTTTGCCTGTCGAATGCAGTTAAACACAAACACTGAACCACTGGCTCTGAAAAGTCCCTCGTTGGGTGGGTTTGATTTCACAGTGTTGCCAATGTATTTTTTCATCCATCCCCCATATAACAGGTGCCCTGGAGGGTCCcggtggggtggtcaggggacaaggagcagggggattggatgggtcgggCTTtctcaggggggcagtcagggggcgggaaatGGGAGGGGACAGATAGGGGCCAGGCTgcttgaggaggc containing:
- the LOC119842048 gene encoding LOW QUALITY PROTEIN: ferritin heavy chain-like (The sequence of the model RefSeq protein was modified relative to this genomic sequence to represent the inferred CDS: inserted 1 base in 1 codon; deleted 1 base in 1 codon), whose translation is MAIGLVQHRQINLELYASYVYXSMSFYFDRDDVALKNFAKYFLHQSNEEREHAEKLMKLQNQRGGRIFLQDIKKPDLDDWENGLMATECALHLEKNVNQLLLDLHKLATDKNDPHLCDFIGYTRVVSSSSDSLSDVLHGGRLAAGGRLSMLDGGVGLAPLSCLIALL